A region of Leclercia adecarboxylata DNA encodes the following proteins:
- the malT gene encoding HTH-type transcriptional regulator MalT, producing the protein MLIPSKLSRPVRLDHTVVRERLLAKLSGANNFRLALVTSPAGYGKTTLISQWASGKTDLGWYSLDEGDNQQERFASYLIAAIQQATNGHCVTSESMVQKRQYASLSSLFSQLFIELAEWHRPLYLVIDDYHLITNPVIHESMRFFLRHQPENLTLVVLSRNLPQLGIANLRVRDQLLEVGSQQLSFTHQEAKQFFDCRLKSPIEVAESSRLCDDVAGWATALQLIALSARHNNSSTQQSARRLSGINASHLSDYLVDEVLDSVDQSTRQFLLKSSLLRSMNDALIVRVTGEDNGQMRLEEIERQGLFLQRMDDSGEWFSYHPLFGSFLRQRCQWELATELPEIHRAAAESWMAQGFPSEAIHHALAAGDAHMLRDILLNHAWSLFNHSELALLEESLRALPWESLLENPRLVLLQAWLMQSQHRYSEVNTLLARAEQEMKGEMDAALHGEFNALRAQVAINDGDQEEAERLAMVALEELPLANFYSRIVATSVHGEVLHCKGDLTRSLSLMQQTEQMARRHDVWHYALWSMIQQSEILFAQGFLQAAWETQEKAFNLIRDQHLEQLPMHEFLLRIRAQLLWAWARLDEAESTARHGVDVLSTYQPQQQLQCLGLLVQCSLARGDLDNARNHLNRLENLLGNGQYHSDWVSNADKVRVIYWQMTGDKKSAANWLRQTPKPAFANNHFLQSQWRNIARAQILLGEFEPAEMVLEELNENARSLRLMSDLNRNLLLQNQLYWQAGRKNDAQRVLLEALQLANRTGFISHFVIEGETMAQQLRQLIQLNTLPELDQHRAQRILREINQHHRHKFAHFDETFVERLLTHPEVPELIRTSPLTQREWQVLGLIYSGYSNEQIAGELAVAATTIKTHIRNLYQKLGVAHRQDAVLHAQQLLKMMGYGV; encoded by the coding sequence ATGTTGATTCCGTCCAAATTAAGTCGCCCGGTTCGTCTTGACCATACTGTGGTCCGCGAACGGTTGCTGGCGAAACTTTCCGGCGCGAACAATTTTCGACTGGCGCTGGTAACGAGCCCTGCCGGGTACGGCAAAACAACGCTCATTTCGCAGTGGGCATCCGGCAAAACCGATCTCGGCTGGTACTCCCTGGATGAGGGCGATAACCAGCAGGAGCGTTTCGCCAGTTACCTGATCGCCGCCATTCAGCAGGCGACCAACGGACACTGCGTGACCAGCGAAAGCATGGTGCAAAAGCGGCAGTACGCCAGCCTCTCCTCGCTGTTTTCTCAACTGTTTATCGAGCTGGCCGAATGGCATCGCCCGCTTTATCTGGTCATTGACGATTACCACCTGATCACCAACCCGGTCATTCATGAGTCGATGCGCTTCTTCCTGCGCCATCAGCCGGAGAACCTGACCCTGGTGGTTCTGTCGCGCAACCTGCCGCAGTTGGGCATTGCCAACCTGCGCGTGCGCGACCAGCTGCTGGAAGTGGGCAGCCAGCAGCTCTCCTTTACCCATCAGGAAGCGAAGCAGTTCTTCGACTGCCGTCTGAAATCCCCTATCGAGGTGGCCGAGAGCAGCCGTCTGTGCGACGACGTGGCAGGCTGGGCGACCGCCCTGCAGCTGATTGCCCTCTCCGCACGGCATAACAACAGCTCGACGCAGCAGTCCGCCCGCCGCCTGTCGGGGATCAACGCCAGCCACCTCTCCGATTACCTGGTGGATGAAGTGCTCGACAGCGTCGATCAATCCACCCGCCAGTTCCTGTTAAAAAGCTCCCTGCTGCGCTCGATGAACGATGCGCTGATCGTGCGCGTCACCGGCGAAGACAACGGCCAGATGCGCCTGGAAGAGATTGAACGCCAGGGATTGTTCCTGCAGCGCATGGACGACTCCGGCGAATGGTTCAGCTACCACCCGCTGTTTGGCAGCTTCCTGCGCCAGCGCTGTCAGTGGGAGCTGGCGACCGAACTGCCGGAAATCCACCGCGCCGCCGCCGAGAGCTGGATGGCACAGGGTTTCCCGAGCGAGGCTATCCACCACGCGCTGGCAGCGGGCGACGCCCATATGCTGCGCGATATCCTGCTCAACCACGCCTGGAGCCTGTTTAATCACAGCGAACTGGCCCTGCTGGAGGAGTCGCTGCGCGCCCTGCCGTGGGAAAGCCTGCTGGAAAACCCGCGTCTGGTACTGCTGCAGGCCTGGCTGATGCAGAGCCAGCATCGCTACAGCGAAGTGAACACCCTGCTGGCCCGCGCCGAGCAGGAGATGAAAGGCGAGATGGACGCCGCCCTGCACGGCGAATTTAACGCCCTGCGCGCGCAGGTGGCCATTAACGACGGCGACCAGGAAGAGGCCGAGCGGCTGGCGATGGTCGCGCTGGAAGAGCTGCCGCTGGCAAACTTCTACAGCCGTATCGTTGCCACCTCGGTGCATGGCGAAGTGCTGCACTGTAAGGGCGATCTCACCCGCTCCCTGTCGCTGATGCAGCAGACCGAGCAGATGGCGCGCCGTCACGACGTCTGGCACTACGCCCTGTGGAGCATGATCCAGCAGAGCGAAATTTTATTTGCCCAGGGCTTCCTGCAGGCCGCCTGGGAGACGCAGGAAAAAGCGTTCAACCTGATCCGCGATCAGCATCTGGAACAGCTGCCGATGCACGAGTTTCTGCTGCGCATTCGCGCCCAGCTGCTGTGGGCGTGGGCGCGTCTGGACGAAGCCGAAAGCACCGCCCGTCACGGGGTCGACGTGCTCTCCACCTACCAGCCGCAGCAGCAGTTACAGTGTCTGGGCCTGCTGGTGCAGTGTTCCCTGGCGCGCGGCGATCTGGACAATGCCCGTAACCACCTTAACCGTCTGGAAAACCTGCTCGGCAACGGTCAGTACCACAGCGACTGGGTATCCAACGCCGATAAGGTGCGGGTGATCTACTGGCAGATGACCGGTGACAAAAAATCGGCGGCCAACTGGCTGCGCCAGACGCCGAAGCCGGCGTTCGCCAATAACCATTTCCTGCAGAGCCAGTGGCGCAACATTGCCCGGGCGCAGATCCTGTTAGGTGAGTTCGAACCGGCAGAGATGGTGCTGGAAGAGCTGAACGAGAATGCCCGCAGCCTGCGTCTGATGAGCGATCTCAACCGCAACCTGCTGCTGCAAAACCAGCTCTACTGGCAGGCAGGTCGTAAAAATGACGCCCAGCGCGTGCTGCTCGAAGCGCTGCAGCTGGCGAACCGTACCGGGTTTATCAGCCACTTTGTGATTGAAGGCGAGACCATGGCGCAGCAGTTGCGCCAGCTGATTCAGCTCAACACCCTGCCGGAGCTGGATCAGCACCGCGCCCAGCGCATCCTGCGGGAGATTAACCAGCATCACCGTCACAAGTTTGCCCACTTCGATGAGACCTTTGTCGAGCGTCTGCTGACCCACCCGGAAGTGCCGGAGCTGATCCGCACCAGCCCGCTGACCCAGCGCGAGTGGCAGGTTCTGGGGCTGATTTACTCAGGTTACAGCAACGAGCAGATCGCCGGTGAGCTGGCCGTGGCGGCCACCACCATTAAAACGCACATTCGTAATCTGTATCAGAAGCTGGGGGTTGCCCACCGTCAGGATGCGGTGCTGCATGCGCAGCAGCTGTTGAAGATGATGGGGTACGGCGTGTAA
- a CDS encoding DeoR/GlpR family transcriptional regulator: MKQTQRHDAIIDLVKKQGYVSTEELVEQFAVSPQTIRRDLNDLADQNRILRHHGGAALPSSSVNTSWHDRKATQTSEKERIARKVASQIPNGATLFIDIGTTPEAVAHALLGHENLRIVTNNLNVATTLMQKEDFRIILAGGELRSRDGGIIGEATLDFISQFRLDFGILGISGIDSDGSLLEFDYHEVRTKRAIIENSRHVMLVVDHSKFGRNAMVNMGSISMVNAVYTDVMPPEGVLKVIRDNKLQLELC, translated from the coding sequence ATGAAACAAACACAACGTCATGACGCCATTATCGATCTGGTGAAAAAGCAGGGATACGTCAGTACCGAAGAGCTGGTGGAGCAGTTTGCCGTCAGCCCGCAGACCATCCGCCGCGACCTTAACGACCTGGCCGATCAGAACCGCATCCTGCGCCACCACGGCGGCGCGGCGCTGCCGTCCAGCTCGGTGAATACCTCCTGGCACGACCGCAAGGCGACGCAGACCTCCGAGAAGGAGCGCATCGCCCGTAAGGTGGCGAGCCAGATCCCCAACGGCGCGACGCTGTTTATCGACATCGGCACCACGCCGGAAGCGGTGGCTCATGCTCTGCTCGGGCATGAAAACCTGCGCATCGTTACCAACAACCTGAACGTGGCCACCACCCTGATGCAGAAAGAGGATTTTCGCATCATTCTGGCGGGCGGTGAGCTGCGCAGCCGCGACGGCGGCATTATCGGTGAGGCGACCCTCGACTTCATCTCCCAGTTCCGCCTCGACTTTGGCATCCTGGGTATCAGCGGCATCGACAGCGACGGCTCGCTGCTGGAGTTTGACTACCACGAAGTGCGCACCAAGCGGGCGATCATTGAGAACTCGCGGCACGTGATGCTGGTGGTGGATCACTCCAAGTTTGGCCGTAACGCGATGGTGAATATGGGCAGCATCAGCATGGTGAATGCGGTCTATACGGACGTGATGCCGCCGGAAGGGGTATTAAAAGTGATTCGGGATAATAAGTTGCAGTTAGAACTGTGCTGA
- the glpG gene encoding rhomboid family intramembrane serine protease GlpG: MLLITSFNNPRVAQAFVDYMATQGVILTIQQHTQTDVWLADESQADRVNAELARFMENPGDARYLAASWQSGHTGSGLRYQRFPFLATVRERAGPFTLVLMAACILVFIMMNVVGDQQVMLMLSWPYDASVEFEFWRYFTHALMHFSFLHILFNLLWWWYLGGAVEKRLGSGKLIVLTLISALLSGFIQHKFGGPWFGGLSGVVYALMGYVWLRGERDPQSGIYLQRGLMTFALIWIIAGWFDLFGMAIANGAHVAGLAVGLAMAFADTLNARKRT; this comes from the coding sequence ATGCTACTGATTACCTCTTTTAACAACCCGCGCGTTGCCCAGGCGTTTGTCGACTACATGGCGACGCAGGGGGTTATCCTCACCATTCAACAACATACGCAGACCGACGTCTGGCTGGCGGATGAGAGCCAGGCCGACCGGGTTAACGCTGAACTGGCGCGCTTTATGGAAAACCCCGGCGATGCGCGCTATCTGGCGGCGAGCTGGCAGTCCGGCCATACCGGGAGCGGTTTGCGTTACCAGCGCTTTCCTTTCCTTGCGACCGTGCGCGAACGCGCGGGGCCGTTCACCCTGGTGTTGATGGCGGCCTGTATTCTGGTCTTCATTATGATGAACGTGGTGGGCGATCAGCAGGTGATGCTGATGCTCTCCTGGCCGTATGACGCCTCGGTAGAGTTCGAATTCTGGCGCTACTTTACCCACGCGCTGATGCACTTCTCGTTCCTGCATATTCTCTTTAACCTGCTGTGGTGGTGGTATCTCGGCGGGGCGGTGGAGAAGCGGCTCGGCAGCGGCAAGCTCATCGTACTCACCCTTATCAGCGCGCTGCTCAGCGGCTTTATCCAGCATAAGTTTGGCGGCCCGTGGTTCGGGGGGCTTTCCGGCGTGGTCTACGCGCTGATGGGCTACGTCTGGCTGCGCGGCGAGCGCGATCCCCAGAGCGGCATCTACCTGCAGCGCGGGTTGATGACCTTTGCCTTAATCTGGATTATTGCCGGATGGTTTGATCTATTTGGAATGGCGATTGCCAATGGCGCACACGTAGCCGGGCTGGCGGTCGGGCTGGCGATGGCGTTTGCCGATACGCTAAATGCGCGAAAACGAACATAA
- the glpE gene encoding thiosulfate sulfurtransferase GlpE codes for MEQFECINVEEAHQKMHQGTAVLVDIRDPQSFAMGHTPGAFHLTNASLSEFMRDNDFDTPVMVMCYHGNSSKGAAQYLLQQGYDAVYSVDGGFDAWHRHFPAEVEHAGI; via the coding sequence ATGGAACAATTTGAATGTATTAACGTAGAAGAAGCCCATCAGAAGATGCACCAGGGAACGGCGGTGCTGGTGGATATTCGCGATCCGCAAAGTTTTGCCATGGGCCACACGCCGGGCGCATTCCATCTGACCAATGCCTCGCTGAGCGAGTTTATGCGCGACAACGATTTCGATACCCCGGTGATGGTGATGTGCTATCACGGCAACAGCAGCAAGGGTGCGGCGCAGTATCTGCTGCAACAGGGCTATGACGCGGTTTACAGCGTGGACGGCGGATTCGATGCCTGGCACCGTCATTTCCCGGCAGAAGTCGAGCACGCCGGCATTTAG
- the glpD gene encoding glycerol-3-phosphate dehydrogenase, which yields METKDLIVIGGGINGAGIAADAAGRGLSVLMLEAQDLACATSSASSKLIHGGLRYLEHYEFRLVSEALAEREVLLKMAPHIATPMRFRLPHRPHLRPAWMIRIGLFMYDHLGKRTSLPASAGVRFGADSVLKPEIVRGFEYSDCWVDDARLVLANAQMVERKGGEVKTRTRAVSARRENGLWIVEAEDIDTGERFSWQARGLVNATGPWVKHFFDHGMQLPSPYGIRLIKGSHIVVPRVHTQKQAYILQNEDKRIVFVIPWMDEFSIIGTTDVEYKGDPKNVEIDESEISYLLKVYNAHFNKTLGRDDVVWTYSGVRPLCDDESDSPQAITRDYTLDIHDDHGNAPLLSVFGGKLTTYRKLAEHAMEKLAPYYKGIGPAWTKGAVLPGGDLGGNRDDYAAKLRRRYPFISESMARHFARTYGSNCELILKEAKDLTDLGEHFGHEFYEAELRYLVDHEWVRRADDALWRRTKEGMWLNAEQQSRVAQWLAEQTGKRELSLAS from the coding sequence ATGGAAACCAAAGATCTGATTGTAATAGGTGGCGGTATCAACGGTGCGGGCATTGCGGCGGATGCCGCAGGGCGCGGGCTATCTGTCCTGATGCTGGAAGCGCAGGATCTCGCCTGTGCCACCTCCTCCGCCAGCTCCAAATTGATCCACGGTGGCCTGCGTTACCTGGAACACTACGAGTTCCGCCTGGTGAGTGAAGCCCTGGCCGAACGTGAAGTGCTGCTGAAAATGGCCCCGCATATCGCCACGCCGATGCGTTTTCGTCTCCCGCACCGTCCGCATCTGCGTCCGGCATGGATGATCCGCATTGGTCTGTTTATGTATGATCACCTGGGCAAACGCACCAGCCTGCCGGCCTCTGCCGGTGTGCGTTTTGGCGCAGACTCGGTGCTGAAGCCGGAGATCGTGCGCGGATTCGAATATTCCGACTGCTGGGTGGACGATGCCCGTCTGGTGCTCGCTAACGCGCAAATGGTTGAACGCAAAGGCGGCGAGGTCAAAACCCGCACCCGCGCGGTCTCGGCGCGCCGGGAAAACGGGCTGTGGATCGTTGAAGCCGAAGATATCGATACCGGCGAGCGTTTCAGCTGGCAGGCGCGTGGCCTGGTCAACGCCACCGGTCCGTGGGTGAAACACTTCTTTGACCACGGGATGCAGCTGCCGTCGCCATATGGTATCCGCCTGATCAAGGGCAGCCATATCGTGGTGCCGCGCGTGCACACCCAGAAGCAGGCCTACATTCTGCAAAACGAAGACAAACGTATCGTGTTTGTGATCCCGTGGATGGATGAGTTCTCCATCATCGGCACCACCGACGTGGAGTACAAAGGCGATCCGAAGAACGTCGAGATCGACGAGAGCGAAATCAGCTATCTGCTGAAGGTCTATAACGCGCACTTTAATAAGACCCTGGGGCGCGACGACGTGGTCTGGACTTACTCCGGCGTGCGTCCGCTGTGCGATGACGAGTCCGACTCACCGCAGGCCATCACCCGCGATTACACGCTTGATATTCACGATGACCACGGCAACGCACCGCTGCTGTCGGTGTTTGGCGGCAAGCTGACCACCTACCGTAAGCTGGCGGAGCACGCGATGGAAAAACTGGCGCCGTATTATAAAGGTATCGGCCCGGCCTGGACCAAAGGGGCAGTGCTGCCTGGCGGCGATCTCGGCGGCAACCGCGATGACTACGCGGCCAAACTGCGCCGTCGCTATCCGTTTATCAGCGAATCCATGGCCCGCCACTTTGCCCGCACCTACGGCAGCAACTGCGAGTTGATCCTGAAAGAAGCCAAGGATCTGACCGATCTGGGCGAACATTTTGGTCATGAGTTCTACGAGGCGGAGCTGCGTTATTTAGTCGACCATGAGTGGGTACGCCGCGCGGACGATGCGCTGTGGCGTCGCACCAAAGAGGGAATGTGGCTGAACGCGGAGCAGCAGTCGCGCGTTGCGCAGTGGCTGGCTGAGCAGACGGGAAAGCGTGAGCTGTCGTTAGCGTCGTGA
- the glgP gene encoding glycogen phosphorylase, which translates to MNAPFSYASPTVSIEALKHSIAYKLMFTIGKDPVIANKHEWLNATLFAVRDRLVEPWLRSNRAQLSQETRQVYYLSMEFLIGRTLSNALLSLGIYDDVKTALEEMGLDLEELIDEENDPGLGNGGLGRLAACFLDSLATLALPGRGYGIRYDYGMFKQNIVDGRQKESPDYWLEYGNPWEFKRHNTRYKVRFGGRIQQEGKKSRWVETEEILAVAYDQIIPGYDTDATNTLRLWNAQASSEINLGKFNQGDYFAAVEDKNHSENVSRVLYPDDSTYSGRELRLRQEYFLVSATIQDILSRHYQLHKTYANLAEKTCIHLNDTHPVLSIPELMRLLIDEHKFSWDEAFEVTCQVFSYTNHTLMSEALETWPVDMLGKILPRHLQIIFEINDFFLKTLQEQYPHDTGLLSRTSIIDESNGRRVRMAWLAVVISHKVNGVSELHSNLMVQSLFADFAKIFPMRFCNVTNGVTPRRWLALANQPLSEVLDENIGRTWRTDLSQLSELEQHADFPTVNKAVRDAKLLNKKRLAVWMALHLNVVANPKALFDVQIKRIHEYKRQLMNVLHVITRYNRIKADPDAEWVPRVNIFAGKAASAYYMAKHIIHLINDVAKVINNDPQIGDKLKVVFIPNYSVSLAQLIIPAADLSEQISTAGTEASGTSNMKFALNGALTIGTLDGANVEMLEHVGEENIFIFGNTTEEVEALRAKGYSPRDYYEKDEELRQVLTQIATGVFNPDEPGRYRDLVDSLINFGDHYQVLADYRSYVDCQDRVDELYRKPEEWATKAMHNIANMGYFSSDRTIKEYAETIWHIDPVRL; encoded by the coding sequence ATGAATGCACCCTTTTCCTATGCGTCTCCCACGGTAAGCATTGAGGCGTTAAAGCACTCTATCGCTTACAAGCTGATGTTCACCATCGGCAAAGATCCGGTCATCGCCAACAAACACGAATGGCTTAACGCCACGCTGTTTGCGGTGCGTGACCGGCTGGTTGAACCCTGGCTGCGCTCCAACCGCGCCCAGCTCTCACAGGAGACTCGCCAGGTTTACTATCTGTCGATGGAGTTTTTGATTGGCCGCACCCTTTCCAACGCGCTGTTGTCGCTGGGTATTTATGACGACGTCAAAACCGCGCTGGAAGAGATGGGGCTGGATTTAGAAGAGCTGATTGACGAAGAGAACGACCCCGGCTTAGGCAACGGCGGTCTGGGTCGTCTGGCGGCCTGCTTCCTCGATTCGCTGGCGACCCTCGCCCTGCCGGGGCGTGGCTACGGCATCCGCTACGATTACGGCATGTTCAAACAGAACATCGTCGATGGCCGACAGAAAGAGTCCCCGGACTACTGGCTGGAGTACGGCAACCCGTGGGAGTTCAAGCGCCACAACACCCGCTATAAGGTCCGCTTTGGGGGTCGTATTCAGCAGGAAGGCAAAAAGAGCCGCTGGGTCGAGACCGAAGAGATCCTCGCCGTGGCCTACGACCAGATTATCCCCGGCTACGACACCGATGCCACCAACACGCTGCGCCTGTGGAACGCTCAGGCCAGTAGCGAGATCAACCTCGGTAAATTCAACCAGGGCGACTACTTCGCGGCGGTGGAAGATAAAAACCACTCCGAGAACGTCTCCCGTGTGCTTTACCCGGACGACTCCACCTACTCGGGGCGCGAGCTGCGTCTGCGCCAGGAGTACTTCCTGGTCTCCGCGACCATACAGGATATCCTGAGCCGCCACTACCAGCTGCACAAAACCTACGCCAACCTGGCCGAGAAGACCTGTATCCACCTGAATGACACCCATCCGGTGCTGTCGATCCCCGAGCTGATGCGTCTGCTGATCGACGAGCATAAGTTCAGCTGGGACGAGGCCTTCGAGGTGACCTGCCAGGTCTTCTCCTACACCAACCACACGTTGATGAGCGAAGCCCTGGAGACCTGGCCGGTGGATATGCTCGGCAAAATCCTGCCGCGCCACCTGCAGATCATCTTTGAGATTAACGACTTCTTCCTGAAAACGTTGCAGGAGCAGTATCCGCACGACACCGGCCTGCTGAGCCGCACCTCCATCATTGATGAATCCAATGGCCGCCGGGTGCGCATGGCGTGGCTGGCGGTGGTGATCAGCCACAAGGTCAACGGCGTGTCTGAGCTGCACTCTAACCTGATGGTGCAGTCGCTGTTCGCCGACTTTGCAAAAATCTTCCCGATGCGGTTCTGCAACGTCACCAACGGGGTGACGCCGCGCCGCTGGCTGGCGCTGGCTAACCAGCCGCTCTCCGAGGTGCTCGACGAGAACATTGGCCGTACCTGGCGCACCGATTTAAGCCAGCTGAGCGAGCTGGAGCAGCACGCTGATTTCCCGACGGTGAATAAAGCGGTGCGCGACGCCAAGCTGCTGAACAAAAAGCGGCTGGCGGTGTGGATGGCGCTGCATCTGAACGTGGTCGCCAACCCGAAAGCGCTGTTCGACGTGCAGATCAAACGTATTCACGAGTACAAGCGTCAGCTGATGAACGTGCTGCACGTGATCACCCGCTACAACCGCATCAAGGCCGATCCGGATGCCGAGTGGGTGCCGCGCGTGAACATCTTCGCCGGTAAAGCGGCCTCGGCCTACTACATGGCGAAGCACATCATTCATCTGATCAACGACGTGGCGAAGGTGATCAATAACGATCCGCAGATTGGTGACAAGCTGAAGGTCGTCTTTATCCCGAACTACAGCGTGAGTCTGGCGCAGCTGATCATTCCGGCGGCCGATCTCTCGGAGCAGATCTCGACCGCAGGCACTGAGGCCTCCGGCACCAGTAATATGAAGTTTGCCCTGAACGGGGCGCTGACCATCGGCACGCTGGACGGCGCCAACGTTGAGATGCTGGAGCACGTGGGTGAAGAGAACATCTTTATCTTCGGCAACACCACGGAAGAGGTTGAGGCGCTGCGTGCGAAGGGCTACTCGCCGCGTGACTATTACGAGAAGGATGAAGAGCTTCGTCAGGTGCTGACCCAGATCGCCACCGGGGTATTTAACCCGGACGAGCCTGGCCGTTACCGCGACCTGGTGGATTCACTGATTAACTTCGGGGATCACTATCAGGTGCTGGCGGACTACCGCAGCTATGTGGATTGTCAGGACCGCGTGGACGAGCTGTACCGCAAGCCGGAAGAGTGGGCCACCAAAGCGATGCATAACATCGCCAACATGGGCTACTTCTCGTCGGATCGCACCATCAAAGAGTATGCCGAGACGATCTGGCATATTGATCCGGTGCGGTTGTAA
- the glgA gene encoding glycogen synthase GlgA, with translation MQVLHVCSEMFPLLKTGGLADVIGALPAAQIAGGVDTRVLLPAFPDIRRGVPDAQIVSRRETFAGRITLLFGHYNGVGIYLIDAPHLYDRPGSPYHDTNLFAYTDNVLRFALLGWVGAEMACGLDPFWRPDIVHAHDWHAGLAPAYLAVRGHPAKSVFTVHNLAYQGMYLAKHMDEIELPWSFFNIHGLEFNGQISFLKAGLYYADHITAVSPTYAREITEAQFGYGMEGLLTQRHREGRLSGILNGVDEKIWSPETDLLLSARYNRDSVEDKAENKRQLQIAMGLKVNDKVPLFAVVSRLTSQKGLDLVLEALPGLLEQGGQLALLGAGDPVLQEGFLAAAAEHPGQVGVQIGYHEAFSHRIMGGADVILVPSRFEPCGLTQLYGLKYGTLPLVRRTGGLADTVSDTSLENLADGIASGFVFEDSNAWSLLRAIRRAFVLWSRPSLWRFVQRQAMAMDFSWQVAAQSYRDLYQRLM, from the coding sequence ATGCAGGTTTTACACGTTTGTTCTGAGATGTTCCCGTTGCTAAAAACCGGCGGGTTGGCGGATGTGATTGGGGCGTTACCGGCGGCGCAAATCGCCGGTGGGGTCGATACTCGCGTGCTTCTCCCTGCTTTTCCGGATATTCGTCGCGGCGTGCCTGACGCGCAGATTGTCAGCCGCCGTGAGACCTTTGCCGGGCGCATCACATTACTGTTTGGCCATTACAACGGCGTGGGCATCTACCTGATTGATGCCCCGCATCTTTATGACCGCCCAGGGAGCCCGTACCACGACACTAACCTGTTTGCCTATACCGACAACGTGCTGCGTTTCGCGCTGCTCGGCTGGGTCGGTGCGGAGATGGCCTGCGGGCTGGATCCGTTCTGGCGTCCGGACATCGTGCATGCCCACGACTGGCACGCCGGGTTAGCCCCGGCGTATCTGGCGGTGCGTGGCCATCCGGCAAAATCGGTCTTTACCGTGCATAACCTGGCGTATCAGGGGATGTATTTAGCCAAACACATGGATGAAATAGAACTGCCATGGTCGTTCTTTAATATCCATGGGCTGGAGTTCAACGGGCAGATTTCGTTCCTCAAGGCCGGGCTGTACTACGCCGATCACATCACCGCCGTAAGTCCGACCTACGCGCGGGAGATCACCGAAGCGCAGTTTGGCTACGGCATGGAAGGGCTGCTGACCCAGCGCCACCGCGAAGGCCGCCTTTCGGGCATTCTCAACGGCGTGGATGAAAAAATCTGGAGCCCGGAGACCGATCTGCTGCTGAGCGCGCGCTATAACCGCGACTCGGTGGAAGATAAGGCCGAGAACAAACGTCAGCTGCAGATTGCTATGGGGCTGAAGGTCAACGACAAGGTGCCGCTGTTTGCGGTGGTGAGCCGTCTGACCAGCCAGAAAGGGCTCGATCTGGTGCTTGAAGCGCTGCCGGGTCTGCTGGAGCAGGGCGGACAGCTGGCGCTGCTGGGGGCCGGCGATCCGGTGCTACAGGAGGGCTTCCTCGCCGCCGCCGCCGAGCATCCGGGGCAGGTGGGGGTGCAGATTGGCTATCACGAAGCCTTCTCCCATCGCATCATGGGTGGCGCCGACGTTATCCTGGTGCCGAGCCGATTTGAGCCCTGCGGCTTAACCCAGCTGTATGGCCTGAAGTACGGCACGCTGCCTCTGGTGCGCCGTACCGGCGGGCTGGCGGATACCGTATCCGACACCTCGCTGGAGAACCTGGCAGACGGAATAGCCAGCGGATTTGTCTTCGAGGACAGTAATGCCTGGTCGCTGTTACGCGCGATTCGTCGTGCCTTCGTGTTGTGGTCACGTCCCTCTTTATGGCGTTTTGTTCAACGCCAGGCGATGGCCATGGATTTTAGCTGGCAAGTTGCGGCGCAGTCCTACCGCGATCTTTATCAACGCTTGATGTAA